The genomic region AACGGCAGCAACGCGCCGCGCTCGGGTTGCTCGTCCACGGGGATTTTGCGCGACTCTTCGAGCGAGAGACCGATGGGCCCCTTCAGAATGGCGTCCGCCGCGTCGCAGACGGCCTTCGTTTCTTCGGGGAACGCGGCGCCCGTTTCGAAATATGCGCGTCCGCCGAAAGGCGCGAAGCAGCGCTCGAAATGCACACCGCTTTGCCGTTCAATCACGTCGAGGACCTTCAACGCCTCGCGCATGATCTCCGGCCCGATTCCGTCGCCTTCCAGGATTGCAATCGTGTACGTTTTCATTGAGGATTCCCGTGCGAGTCCTGTTTCAAGCCGCCTTGCCGGGCGTTGGTTCCCGGAGGAACATTGACGCGTTAATTCACGCTCTGGATGCTGCGACGCCAGCGCAGATACGCCTCGACGAACATGTCGAGGTCGCCGTCGAGCACGCGCTGCACGTTCGAAGTCTCGACGTTTGTGCGCAGGTCCTTCACCAGCTGGTACGGCTGGAGCACGTAACTTCGGATCTGGCTGCCCCAAGCGACGTCCTTCTGCCCTTCGCGCTGCGCGGCAAGCTCCGCTTCCTTTCGTTTCATCTCCATGTCGTACAGCTTGGCCTTGAGCATCTGCAGGGCCATTGCGCGGTTGCGGTGCTGCGACCGCTCGACCTGGCACGCCACGACGAAGCCCGTCGGCAGGTGCGTGAGCCGCACCGCGGAACTCGTCTTGTTCACCTTCTGACCGCCGTGCCCGCTCGCGCGGAACACGTCCATTTTCAGGTCTTCTTCGCGCACCTCGATGCTGATGTCGTCGTCGAATTCGGGCAGCACCTCGATGGCCGCGAATGACGTGTGCCGCCGCTTGTTCGCGTCGAAGGGCGAGATGCGGACGAGGCGGTGCACGCCTTCCTCCGACTTGAGCGTGCCGTAGGCGTAAGGGCCCTTCACGGTGACCGTGGCGCTCTTGAGCCCCGCTTCTTCGCCGGGCTGGAAATCCATCACTTCCGTCTCGAATTCGTGCAGTTCGCAGAACCGCGTGAACATGCGGAAGAGCATGTCGGCCCAATCGCACGATTCCGTGCCGCCGGCGCCGGGATGGATGCTGACAATGGCGTTCTTCTCGTCGCGCGGGTCGTTGAACAGGCTGGTAATCTCGAGGCGGCGCAGCTTGCGTTCGACGTCTTCCTTCATCGCGGCGATGTCCGGCCCGAGCGTCGCGTCGTTCTCCTCGGCGGCCATTTCGATGAGCGAAGCGGTTTCCTCCAGCTCGCGCTGGAGTTCCTCCGGCGCCGCGACGATGCCCCGGAGCGCCTTGAGTTCCTGCAGGATCTTCTGCGCCGACTCGGGGTCGTCCCAGAATCCGTGGGCGGCCATCCGGCCTTCAATCTCGCCGATCCTGCGCTTGATGCCTTCCACGTTCAGGCACGCGTGCAGTTGGTCCAGCCGCTGCCGGTAATCTTTCAGCTCTTCGACTTCGATTTCGTACATAACGCAGGTCCTTGCTTATACGAACGTGAGCCAGTAGTAGAGCACCGGCCCGGCAAAGAGGTAGCCGTCGCAGCGGTCCAGCACGCCGCCGTGGCCCGGGAAAATGGTCCCGGAGTCCTTCACGCCCGCGTCACGTTTCAGCATGGATTCGACCAAATCACCGACCTGGCCGGTCAGCGCGAGAACCGCGCCCGTGACGGCGTACCAGGCGGCGCTGCGGTCCGGGAACCCCGCGCAATTGAACAACTCGCGGAGGCCGATGCAAATGAACCCGGCGGCGACCCCGCCGGCCAGTCCGGCAAACGCGCCTTCCCAGGATTTATTCGGGCTGGTTTTCGGGGCGAGCTTGTGCCGTCCGTACCGCGAGCCGATGTACATGGCGCCGCTGTCCGACAGCGCGACGGCCCCGAGCAACAACGTCAGCAGGCCGGGTCCGGCCGGGGTGATGTCGCGCAACATGACGAAATGCGCCGGCAACCAGCCCAGATAGAGAACGCCGAACAGGGCCGCGGCCATGCCGCCGATCGTATGCCACCGGAAAAACAAGTGGCACATCGTGACGAACAGAAAACCCAAGGTCAACACGAGGTTCAGGTGCCGCAGGGAACCCCAATGCGCGGTGAAGATCAGTGCCAGGACAACTACGGCCGCGCCGGTGACCTCCGGCTCGATGGCGCGGCGCCGCACGAGCACGAAATACTCCCACATGCCCACGGAAACAAGGGCGGAAATGAAGAAGACAAAACCGAGACGCAACCACGGCATCCAGATGACCAGCAGCGTGATCGGCAACAACACCAGTGCCGTGCGGATGCGCGCTAACATGACGTGGCGCTCCCTTCTTCGCCGGGCCTGCCCCCGAAACGGCGGGAACGCCCCTGATACGTGACAATCGCGTCGCACAAGGCCTGCTTGTCGAAATCAGGCCAGAAAATGGGCAGGATCAGCAGTTCCGCGTAGGCAATCTGCCACAACATGAAATTACTGACGCGCATCTCGCCGCTCGTCCGGATAAGCAGGTCCACTTCGCTGTGATCGGGCACGTACAAGTGCCGCGCCAGCGCGGCCTCGTCAATGTCTTCCGTGCGCAGCCGGCCCGAAGCGATTTCCGGGGCCATGCGGCGCATG from Candidatus Hydrogenedentota bacterium harbors:
- a CDS encoding phosphatidate cytidylyltransferase, with product MLARIRTALVLLPITLLVIWMPWLRLGFVFFISALVSVGMWEYFVLVRRRAIEPEVTGAAVVVLALIFTAHWGSLRHLNLVLTLGFLFVTMCHLFFRWHTIGGMAAALFGVLYLGWLPAHFVMLRDITPAGPGLLTLLLGAVALSDSGAMYIGSRYGRHKLAPKTSPNKSWEGAFAGLAGGVAAGFICIGLRELFNCAGFPDRSAAWYAVTGAVLALTGQVGDLVESMLKRDAGVKDSGTIFPGHGGVLDRCDGYLFAGPVLYYWLTFV
- the prfB gene encoding peptide chain release factor 2, giving the protein MYEIEVEELKDYRQRLDQLHACLNVEGIKRRIGEIEGRMAAHGFWDDPESAQKILQELKALRGIVAAPEELQRELEETASLIEMAAEENDATLGPDIAAMKEDVERKLRRLEITSLFNDPRDEKNAIVSIHPGAGGTESCDWADMLFRMFTRFCELHEFETEVMDFQPGEEAGLKSATVTVKGPYAYGTLKSEEGVHRLVRISPFDANKRRHTSFAAIEVLPEFDDDISIEVREEDLKMDVFRASGHGGQKVNKTSSAVRLTHLPTGFVVACQVERSQHRNRAMALQMLKAKLYDMEMKRKEAELAAQREGQKDVAWGSQIRSYVLQPYQLVKDLRTNVETSNVQRVLDGDLDMFVEAYLRWRRSIQSVN